One part of the Humulus lupulus chromosome 9, drHumLupu1.1, whole genome shotgun sequence genome encodes these proteins:
- the LOC133801383 gene encoding L-type lectin-domain containing receptor kinase IV.1-like has product MFSKLPILLLLLSITITVDSSHLSFVYNGFKSGDLELDGIAEITSNGLLRITNDTTQKAGHAFFPTPITFKATPNGTASSFSTTFVFGVRKTYATLSGHGIVFVITPTRGLPGALPSQFLGLFNKSNNGNATNRVVGVELDTIQSTEFNDIDANHVGIDINDLTSVSSQPAKYFDEKKGGFTNLSLISGKSMKVWVEYDGVKKQMNVTLAPAEVGKPQKPLLSLTKDLSPFIRDTMYIGFSSSTGTVISNHYVLGWSFKMNGKAQELDLSKLPKLPRVGPKPKSKLLTIGLPMICSSLVALVIFSFVHYIRRKRKFAELIEDWESEYGTHRYKYKDLYMATKGFKDKELLGSGGFGRVYKGVLPSKTEIAVKRVSHESRQGMKEFVAEIASLGRLRHRNVVPLLGYCRRKGELLLVYDYMPNGSLDKYLYNKPQTTLNWHQRFRVIKGVASGLCYLHHQWEQVVIHRDVKASNVLLDGELNGRLGDFGLARLYDHGTDPKTTHVVGTLGYLAPEHTRTGKATTSKDVFAFGAFLLEVACGRRPIEGIGTETGEELVLVDWVFSCWCRGKLIEAMDLNLIESDSTEAGFVPEEEVELVLKLALLCSHSEPGKRPSMRQAVSFLERDVPLPDLSKMGLTPAGITLWHKEGIDDFAMSYPSPVTFFSHASTSSVPESILSSGR; this is encoded by the coding sequence ATGTTTTCTAAGCTTCCGATATTGCTTCTCTTACTATCAATAACCATAACAGTAGACTCAAGTCATCTGAGTTTCGTCTATAATGGATTCAAGTCAGGCGACCTGGAACTCGACGGCATAGCTGAAATAACCTCAAATGGTCTGTTGAGGATCACAAACGACACAACACAGAAAGCGGGTCATGCTTTCTTCCCCACTCCAATCACCTTCAAGGCCACCCCAAACGGCACCGCCTCTTCCTTCTCCACCACATTCGTCTTCGGCGTCAGAAAGACTTACGCGACTCTGAGCGGCCACGGCATCGTTTTCGTCATCACTCCGACGAGAGGTCTTCCCGGAGCTCTTCCGAGCCAGTTCCTTGGCCTTTTTAACAAGTCCAACAATGGCAACGCTACCAATAGAGTCGTCGGCGTCGAGCTTGATACGATTCAAAGTACCGAGTTCAATGACATCGACGCCAATCACGTGGGGATTGACATTAATGATTTAACCTCGGTGTCATCTCAACCGGCGAAGTATTTCGACGAAAAAAAAGGTGGGTTTACGAACTTATCTCTTATAAGTGGTAAATCGATGAAAGTATGGGTCGAATATGATGGTGTTAAGAAGCAGATGAACGTCACTTTAGCTCCGGCCGAAGTTGGTAAACCCCAAAAACCGCTTTTGTCTTTGACCAAAGATCTTTCACCGTTCATAAGGGACACCATGTATATAGGTTTTTCTTCCTCAACAGGCACTGTTATTAGTAATCACTATGTTCTGGGTTGGAGCTTTAAGATGAATGGTAAAGCTCAAGAGCTCGACCTATCCAAACTCCCGAAGCTGCCTCGAGTCGGACCCAAACCAAAATCCAAGCTTTTGACAATTGGGTTACCGATGATTTGTTCGAGCTTGGTGGCTCTAgtgatctttagttttgttcattACATCAGAAGAAAGAGAAAATTTGCAGAGTTAATTGAAGATTGGGAGTCCGAGTATGGAACCCATAGGTATAAATACAAAGACTTGTATATGGCCACAAAGGGTTTCAAGGACAAAGAATTATTGGGTAGCGGAGGATTTGGTAGAGTCTATaaaggagtattaccctccaaaACAGAGATCGCTGTGAAGAGAGTGTCTCACGAATCAAGACAGGGTATGAAAGAATTCGTGGCTGAAATCGCTAGTCTCGGCCGTCTCCGACACCGGAATGTTGTACCCCTTTTGGGCTATTGTCGCCGGAAGGGTGAGCTTCTTTTAGTCTACGATTACATGCCCAATGGCAGCCTAGACAAGTACCTATACAACAAACCACAAACGACACTAAATTGGCACCAAAGATTTCGGGTCATAAAGGGAGTTGCCTCGGGTCTATGCTACCTCCACCATCAATGGGAACAAGTCGTCATCCACCGTGACGTGAAAGCCAGCAACGTGCTGCTTGACGGAGAGTTAAACGGCCGTTTAGGAGACTTCGGTTTAGCTAGATTGTATGACCATGGAACCGATCCTAAAACAACCCACGTCGTTGGAACACTCGGGTACCTCGCCCCGGAGCATACCCGTACCGGAAAGGCCACAACAAGCAAGGACGTCTTCGCATTCGGAGCTTTCCTGCTCGAAGTGGCATGCGGACGACGACCCATTGAAGGGATAGGAACGGAAACGGGTGAGGAGCTGGTTTTGGTCGACTGGGTTTTCTCGTGTTGGTGCAGAGGAAAGCTCATCGAGGCCATGGATTTGAATCTAATAGAATCAGATTCTACCGAAGCTGGATTCGTACCAGAGGAGGAAGTAGAGTTGGTATTGAAACTTGCGTTGTTGTGTTCACATTCGGAACCGGGGAAGAGACCGAGTATGAGGCAAGCGGTGTCGTTTTTAGAGAGAGATGTGCCGTTGCCAGACTTGTCGAAGATGGGGCTCACACCGGCGGGGATAACTTTGTGGCATAAAGAAGGGATCGATGATTTTGCGATGTCGTATCCGTCGCCTGTGACGTTTTTCTCTCACGCGTCGACATCTTCTGTGCCCGAGTCAATCCTCTCTAGTGGTCGCTGA